A window from Betta splendens chromosome 1, fBetSpl5.4, whole genome shotgun sequence encodes these proteins:
- the ncapg gene encoding condensin complex subunit 3, giving the protein MTADTEIDIKEAFQRAQKGHNNKAKLVASLKSRYNKLEDKTLFHQEFVHYLKYAMIVYKREPAVENVIEFVARFSTSFQSPPKTEEQEEDEEEEDDNDDHPFLSFIFNFLLESHKANSHAVRFRVCQLINKLLGSMAENAQIDDDLFDRIHQAMLVRVTDKFPSVRIQAALAMTRLQQPQDPDCPTISAYVLILENDTNAEVRRAVLSCIAMSPKTLPKVLKRTRDIKENVRKLAYQVLADKVHIKALTIAQRVSLLQQGLRDTSVAVRDVVCSCLLPAWLLRLDGNIIELLHRLDVENCAETALDTLKAIFKGTSTEELLQNRLQLDNRKLVPVGTLSCENVLYWRALCEFIKSKGDEGDEMLEQVLPDAATYADYLYGYLKAVPVLSDEQRADFNQLELVMTKEFISQQLIHLIGCLDTNEEGGRKRVLAILQEMLALSETPTLLVSLLTEKLLTLIFDDHRRIQTVAEIISDVREPITEASRPVDVNESRRQQIQLAEVKVHILEAKQALEDCITAQEFSRAAELKDTIIDLENHRNQILQEITESHPPEKEIRSEKNDPETLLRCLTMCAVLLKEMNIKAQIGPTISALVSSLILPSIANAHPAVRNMAVVCLGTCTLHSKELAKTHMVLLLQIAQLDEVKIRISALRAIIDLLLLFGFQLLSETSGTQAAPPTSDSQDDDAPQGEEKGDGREDTAQSILVMLTEFLNSEVSDLRTETAECLAKLMYSGRISSAKMLSRLVLLWYNPVTEDDTRLRHCLGVFFQLYARESRVHQEVVEESFLPTVRTLMNAPATSPLAEVDINNVVELLVELTRPSALIKPSTNTEEVCVHDYLAARICGEMLKDPTAPEVRLYAKTLGHLELSRDETVRKDLHTLLQQLVQVVKDRVCLRAIEKMLYQLEDSRDQAEVLSASALQPLDVNADDTVAEDPSKSAKRAKRGQRKVCTAKGGRKTSRRAESSEESNSDGENVPESVHVVRPSRRAKTAALEKTKLDLNTLINQDVS; this is encoded by the exons ATGACTGCTGACACTGAAATAGACATTAAAGAGGCGTTTCAGCGCGCTCAGAAAGGCCACAACAACAAGGCGAAGCTGGTGGCCAGCCTGAAGAGCCGCTACAATAAG CTGGAGGATAAGACACTGTTCCACCAGGAGTTTGTCCATTACCTGAAGTACGCCATGATTGTCTACAAGCGTGAACCTGCAGTTGAAAATGTCATTGAGTTTGTTGCAAGGTTTTCAACAAGCTTTCAGTCTCCACCtaaaacagaggagcaggaggaggatgaggaggaggaagacgataACGACGACCATCCTTTTCTAAGTTTTATCTTCAACTTCTTGTTGGAG TCTCATAAAGCCAATAGCCACGCAGTGCGTTTCCGTGTGTGCCAGCTGATCAACAAGCTATTGGGCAGTATGGCAGAAAATGCCCAGATAGATGACGATCTCTTTGATCGCATCCATCAAGCCATGCTGGTCCGTGTCACTGACAAGTTTCCCAGTGTGCGAATTCAGGCTGCTTTGGCGATGACacgtctgcagcagccacaagaTCCTGACTGTCCCACCATCAGCG cATATGTGTTGATTCTGGAGAATGACACTAATGCTGAGGTGCGACGTGCTGTTCTGTCCTGCATTGCAATGTCTCCCAAGACTCTTCCCAAAGTACTGAAACGCACACGGGACATCAAAGAGAACGTGCGCAAGCTAGCCTACCAG GTTCTGGCTGACAAGGTTCACATCAAAGCCCTGACCATTGCTCAGAGAGTTAGTCTACTGCAACAGGGTCTACGTGACACCTCAG TGGCTGTTAGGGATGTGGTCTGCTCTTGTCTGCTGCCGGCCTGGCTGCTTCGCCTGGATGGTAACATCATAGAGCTACTCCACAGGCTGGATGTTGAAAACTGTGCTGAAACTGCTCTGGATACTTTAAAAGCCATCTTTAAAGGAACATCTACTGAGGAACTCCTGCAGAATAGGTTACAGCTTGACAACAG AAAACTGGTGCCAGTGGGGACTCTCTCCTGTGAAAATGTACTTTACTGGAGAGCTCTGTGTGAGTTCATTAAGTCTAAAGGAGATGAAGGTGATGAAATGTTGGAGCAAGTGTTGCCAGATGCTGCCACTTATGCCGACTACCTCTATGG GTATCTGAAAGCAGTGCCTGTGCTGTCAGATGAGCAGAGAGCCGACTTCAACCAGCTGGAGCTGGTCATGACCAAAGAGTTCATCTCCCAGCAGCTCATTCATCTCATCGGATGTCTGGACACCAATGAAGAGGGCGGCAG GAAACGTGTGCTGGCTATTCTGCAGGAAATGTTGGCTCTTTCTGAAACCCCCACCTTACTTGTCTCTTTGCTCACTGAGAAACTCCTCACTCTCATCTTTGATGACCACAGACGCATACAGACT GTGGCAGAAATCATATCTGACGTGAGGGAGCCCATTACAGAGGCCAGTCGGCCAGTGGATGTGAACGAGAGCCGCCGACAGCAGATCCAG CTAGCAGAGGTGAAGGTGCATATTCTGGAGGCTAAACAAGCCCTGGAGGACTGTATCACCGCCCAGGAGTTCAGCCGTGCAGCAGAGCTGAAAGACACCATTATAGACCTCGAGAACCACAGAAACCAGATCCTGCAGGAAATCACAGAGAGCCATCCACCTGAAAAGGAGATCCGCTCTGAGAAA AATGATCCAGAGACCCTTCTGAGATGTCTAACAATGTGTGCTGTActgctgaaggagatgaacatTAAGGCTCAAATTGGGCCAACAATAAGTGCCCTAGTGTCCTCACTG ATCTTGCCCAGTATTGCTAATGCTCACCCTGCTGTTCGCAACATGGCTGTGGTGTGTCTAGGAACCTGCACATTACACAGCAAGGAACTGGCCAAAACCCATATGGTTTTGCTGCTACAG ATTGCGCAGCTGGACGAAGTAAAAATCCGTATCAGTGCCCTTCGGGCCATCATCGACCTGCTGCTACTATTCGGCTTCCAGCTGCTTTCTGAAACATCCGGCACACAGGCAGCCCCACCTACATCAGACAGTCAGGATGATGACGCACCccagggggaggagaagggagatGGACGAGAGGACACTGCACAGAGCATCCTCGTGATGCTGACAGAGTTCCTCAACAGTGAG GTGTCTGACCTCCGTACCGAGACAGCAGAGTGCCTGGCCAAACTCATGTACTCCGGCCGCATCTCCAGTGCCAAAATGCTTTCTCGTCTGGTGTTGCTGTGGTACAATCCTGTCACTGAGGATGACACCCGTCTACGACACTGCCTCGGTGTCTTCTTCCAGCTCTATGCCCGTGAGAGCAG GGTCCaccaggaggtggtggaggagagtTTCCTGCCGACTGTTCGGACGTTGATGAATGCCCCAGCCACCTCTCCTCTAGCTGAGGTGGATATTAACAACGTGgttgagctgctggtggagctgaccCGGCCAAGTGCGCTTATTAAACCCTCAACTAACACAGAG GAGGTTTGTGTCCATGACTATTTAGCAGCGCGTATATGTGGGGAGATGTTAAAGGACCCTACAGCCCCCGAGGTTCGTCTTTATGCCAAGACCCTAGGCCACCTGGAGCTGAGCAGAGATGAGACTGTGAGGAaagatctccacacgctgctgcaACAGCTTGTTCAG GTGGTGAAGGATCGTGTCTGTCTTCGTGCTATAGAGAAAATGCTGTATCAGCTGGAAGACTCGAGAGACCAAGCTGAGGTCCTTAGCGCCAGCGCACTACAGCCGCTGGATGTTAATGCAGATG ACACTGTAGCTGAAGATCCATCTAAATCTGCCAAGAGGGCCAAGAGAG gtcaAAGGAAAGTCTGCACAGCGAAAGGAGGTAGAAAGACGAGCAGACGAGCAGAATCATCAgaagagag CAATAGTGATGGAGAGAATGTCCCAGAGTCGGTTCATGTGGTGCGACCGTCACGGAGAGCGAAAACTGCAGCTCTAGAGAAGACGAAGCTGGATCTCAACACACTCATCAACCAGGACGTGTCATAA